The Oncorhynchus masou masou isolate Uvic2021 chromosome 13, UVic_Omas_1.1, whole genome shotgun sequence genomic interval TAAAGTGGATGTAGTATTGTCTTACTATGTCACATTGGAATGGGCAGTTTTTATTTGATAAAAAGTGACTACTGTAATTGCTGATGTGAGCTTTATTTAGTCTTACTCTTCTGACTTTTAGATGTGCAATCATTTAGATTTATCTTTCACTCAGAAAAAAACATGCCATCACATTTTTGGGGAAATTATGCTCTGAAAATGAATGCAGCGGTTTATTTGAATATATAATCCGTTTGAAGTAATGTTTGTTAAGATATGCTGTGATTATCGATAGCAGGTACTTTCATTCCACGATAGAAACTCAACCGCCAGCGTTGTATGCTGGTCTGGAACAACAGCACTATGTTCTGTCAGCGTTAGTAAGCAGGAGACTCAGGTTTGCATGCTTGAGATATGTGGGGTTGAAAGACTAGCTGAAAGTCTAAATGGCACAATGAAACCCGTATGGTAGGCATGCTGTGACCTTCGGGACCCAGATCTAAGATAGGCATAGGAAACACACCCAGTCATAACCTGTTGAGCTGGTGCCTGCAAGATCAGGAAGTGAAGAGGTGGTAGGGACTTGCTTTCTATCTGGAATATGCACTGATATGATCCGTGAAAACACTCTGCAATAGCAGCAAACAAACACATATGCATAAGGTGGATGTACACACAGTACCactgaaaagtttggacacacctactcattcaagggttttttctttagtggtactattttctacattgtagaataatagtgaagacatcaaaactatgaaataacacatatggaatcatgtagtaaccaaaaaagtgttaaacaaatcaacatgtattttatatttgagattcttcaaagtagccaccctttgccttgataacagcgttgcatacttttggcattctctcaactagcttcattaggtagtcacctggaatgcatttaaattaacaggtgtgccttgttaaaagttaatttgtggaataatagtggctactttgaagaatctcaaatgtaaaatatgttttgatttgtttaacacttttttggttactacatgattccatttgtgttatttcacagttttgatgtcttcgctttTGTTCTACAagaaaaaaatttttttaaataagaaaaacccttgaataagtttgtgtgtcctaacttttgactggtactgtatatgtgaattgtgtgtgggtgtgtgtgtgtgtgtgtgtgtgtgcgtataagTAATTTTATTAGTCATGAACAATAAAACAAGGATGGATACACCTCACAGGTGGAATAGAAtgacttatacacacacacacaacccatccTTGTAGATGCCGAGTCATCGTGCTTGTTTATTTCGGTTGAATGTCATAGATTAAATTTATGTTTACTACCCATGTGTCTAAAAGCAttaaggcacaaggcgagacccagatgcagacacaggagacagatggttggagtcttacaatgtttattaatccaggcaggacaggcaaaaaggtccaaaccagatcagagtcagtgagtgacagacaggctcgtggtcaaggcagacagaatggtcaggcagccgggtacaaagtccagaaaacaggcaaggatCAAAAACCggaaggactagaaaaaggagaatgcaaaaagcaggagaacaggaaaaacgctggttgacctGGAAACATACAacacgaactggcacagagagacaggaaacacagggataaatacactgggggaaatcagcaacacctggagggggtggagacaatcacaaggacaggtgaaacagatcagagcgTGATAAAAAGTACAGAGATCTAAAATGTACTTTCGTCCTACCTGTCAGTGTATGTTTTGTTCTGCTATGTTAACATTAGATGAATAAGTCAAACTCGCAGTGAGACTAACCTCTTGTCTGTCCTTCTGTAGGATGAGaataagaagaagaggaagaagaagaaggcaAAGAAAGAATGTTCTGGGGATACTATAGTACATGATGCAGCCTCCATATCTGAGACTGGTGATTGACAGCTTTGTTTTCTGTGTTCGGGCGTGTGTACTGAAGGCTACGAACTGTTCTAAATGACCTACTGTGTTTAAACATAAATGACCCCGCCTTGTAACCAAATATTACACCGACTGTACCTGCCTACTGCTCAAGTGACACATTCATCTCAATTCACATTATATGTATAGATACCATGTTAATGgcaccattttttttaaataataaagcAACAATGGGAGGAATGTGGGTATATGAGGCGAGGGTGGGGTGGGTGGATAGGTGTGTAATCTCAGTCCAAAGGGCATGTATTGAGTCAAACATTTGATTGTAATTTTGTTGACTTTGCACCACATCACAGATTTTATCCCTAGAGGGGTTGGCCCTATTTGTTTTAAGATCAAGTTGCAAGAATGAAATCGAGGGTGTTTTATCTGACCATGTGCACTGTTTATGTTCAATCAATCATCTCTATACAGAAACACCaccaaaaaaaacacacagaacAACGATAATCTTATAAATATTATATTGTCGTTCACTAAAACATATTGACTGATTTTGTTGTCGTCGCAGGGCTTGAAGGCGCCACTAATCTAAACGACGAGGAAACAAAGAAGAAAGAGGATGTGAGTGGGTTTTCATCAAATATATTATGTCATTTCGTATCATCACCATGGCCAATTTCCTTTTCCAGAAGTTACAAGCCAGAGTGTGCACAGTAACAAGAAGCCACATCAATACTCTACATCGCAGAGGAAGTCAGCGTTTACTTCAATGTTACCGTGGCAGGATTTAGAACAAGCATTTTTGTCCCTTCCTCTTAGAACTCAGGCTCGGACAGTGAAGaggacaagaagaagaagaagaaaaagaagaagaagaagaaggtatGTATTGGAGCTCCCCTGTATACATACAGGTGGTAACGTGTGAAATGTCTCATGAAAGAGCTCCTTTTTTATGTTCCTCTTTTCCGTTTCTCAGGATTCCagctcctcttcttcatcttccagctcgtcctcctcctcagacagtgaggaggaggagaagaaaaagaagaagaaaaaaaagaagaagaagaagaagaaaaaggttTGATTCAACATGAGATCAGATAAACGTGTGGTGCCCATTTTGTCGACACAGCACACTAACGATTTGTTTGAATTCTTTTTCAGGATTCCAGCTCCTCATCTTCATCCTCTGATAgctcttcatcctcctcatcctcggACAGcgacaagaagaagaagaagaagaagaaaaagaagaagaaaaagaaaaaggcAAGAACATTTCTCATTACACCAACGTGGCTAAACAATGTCAAAGTGTTATAAACAGGATACCTCTACCAAATCAACACATCTGACTGAAACCTTACAATATGACCTGACATTATTGTGAAACATTTACCTGACGTCCTGACTTGTGGACATTTCTCTTCTAGGATTCTAGACGTTCTTCTGACAGCGAGGCAGACAAAAAAAaggtaatatacagtaccagattAGGAGTTCTAGTGTGTTGGTACCATGTCAAAAACATTGAAAGATGTTTTCAAACTGAGTCTGAATCTATTTCTGCTTTGCAATCACTGTAGTGTACAACTTTAAttcttttttttttcaataataaaaCTGCCTTATTTTGCCATGTTATTCCCCCTACATAATTAACAGTTCAATTGCTATCCACACCTCATTTGTTTGCAGACTACACAGAAGTTAGTGCAATGAACAGCAAGCTCTTAAACAGCGGGCCAGCACTATTACCAAACCAGACACACCAGCAAGAACAATTATTTTCCTCAATGCATTAGCTTTTGGGGAGGCCTAACTTGGCCTACTTGCATGCGCTTGCCCAGAAAACCCTGCAAGAACATACTGTAGTCACATGTGTTCTGTTTTGTTGTGTTTGGGAGCAGGGAGAAGAGGCAGACGGACAGGGCAAGGATGAGTACAGCTGTGCTGCAGGCGTTTCAACAGCTGGTATGTCATTTCTTCTTTTAAAATGTCACAACGTGTTTTCACAACGTTGTTCTGCATGCAAAGCTATTCTCATTCTGGATGCTTTCTTTGGAAACATGGGCATTGTAAACACAGCATCACATCAGGTCTTCATGTTCATTCATATAAGGTCATTAAACATGTCCACAGTAGACAACAAGAAATGGTGACCCAAAATATGCATATCCGCAGGTGCGGAGGGTGCTGGACTGGAGGGTACCCTGGGACAGAAATTGGGCAAAGGGGAAAAAAAGAAAgacgagaagaagaagaaagacaaGAGAACGGACAAGGTGAGGTCATCGAGGCGTATAACAACAGGCCTTTCGAGAGTTTTAATCTTGAAACTTAAGCGGTACCGAGTCCGCTCAGCCTAAGTGGTACCTACCCACTCCGTGGGAAGAGCCGGTGCTCCTAATGTTTCGTACAGTCCGTGCATATTTATTTAGCATATTTATTTAGCATATTTATTTAGCTTTTCCTTGCCTGCTGTATCTCTGGCTCTGCAATAGTCACGTTTTTAACGTATAGAATCCCATGTATAGAATCCCATGGTGTATCCGAATCCCACGGATATTACCTTCTAACAGTATTAAGCGTGTGTTTGTTAGACTTACAGTTTTGTAAGGTCGAAAATGCGTTGCTTAGAAAGTGTCAGCAGAGGGCGTCAGAGATGAAAAGGGTTAAAGTTACAAAGGAATTCAACCTCTCACGCTTTTTCTCAGGGCTCTGCGTCTGAGAGTGATGACGATGACAAGGTAAAACGCAAACAGATCTACAAACGgacactcctctcctcactttgAATTGAAACTCTCTGTATCCCCCGAATGACTTTCTCTGTCGTAATACCCTCTCCCCAATCACAGTGCAAGAAAGACAAAGCAAAGGAGGGTGGAGCATCAGCTGAATGGATTTGTAAGTaaatcaaaaaaaaaaagaattgtcTCAGAAGAGATATGGAGATAATGAAGGGGAAATCTTGAGGGTGATAGTCTTCTTTCCCGTGACGAAAGGTGGCAGAGATTTTCCTGAAGGAATGGAAGCTGGAAAcctgagtgatgatgagagagaaggaggcaaggagaaagagaagaagaagaagttgaagaagaagaagaaggtacTCATTACAGTTCCCATTGGCTCCCTGTGGTACAGGACAGACAACCTTTCCCACAAGTATTTAGTTGAGCTGTGTTATTCTGCCATCGGACTTGAGCTCCTCTCCAAAAGTGTCATGTATTGAGCTCATGTAATGAATTATGTAATACAGCTACAATACCCTAatgagtgttttttttttaattgaaggACTCTGGCTGTTCATCATCCTCTTCATCCTCGGAAAGCTCTTCCTCTTCAGACAGCGAGGATGACAAAAATAAGaagacgaagaagaagaagaagaagaagaagaaagctgaggttggtggttccaaactatcAGCCACATTGTATTCTATGGTATTGTTGGATGGTGCAATGCTCCACACTGTCCCCATATGACTGACATATTGGACACCGTTTTTGCAGGTTTCCagttcttcatcctcctcttcctcttcatcctcttctGATAGCGAGGAGgaaaataagaagaagaagaagaagaagaaaaagaaggtgAGAAAGCGATGTGTTGTGTGAGTTAACATAAAAACAAGGTGAGAAAGCGACGTGTTGTGTGATTTAACATAAACAGAAAGTGAGAAAGCGACGTGTTGTGTGATTTAACATAAAAAGAAGGTGAGAAAGCGACGTGTTGTGTGATTTAACATAAAAAGAAGGTGAGAAAGCGACGTGTTGTGTGATTTAACATAAAAAGAAGTTGAGAAAGCAACGTGTTGTGTGATTTAACATAAAAAGAAGCACGTTGTTTTTGTTGACTCACTGTTGACCCTGGTCATTTCTGTATCACATTAAAACTGTGTAAAACCGTACTAAACCTATGGCTATCTATAGCCCAATGACAGACCCTGGAAAGTTGTTAAATACTTCATAGTGACCTTTTTTGGTTGTTGTCCCTCAGGATTCTAGTTCTTCATCCTCTGacagctcctcctcctctgacaGCGATGATGACAAAAAGAtaaagaagaagaaaatgaagaagaagaagaaaaaggtaAGTGTAACAATTTACCAATGAAATGTTGCATGTCCATATTGCTCTAGTTACTCCATTGGCTATTGCATCCCATTTGGCTCCATCTCCTCAGCATTACAGCACGGAAGCAAAGGCAGACATGTCACAAAGCATCTTGTTCTTTGGGAAAATACAGGATAGATGTCTGATTAAAGTTTATGTCTGTTTCAGGATTCCAGCTCTGATGATTCAGATAGCGAGAAAgacaggaagaagaagaagacaaagaAGAAGACGAAGGTGAGTGCCGATGCATACAGATGTTATTTTGAGAAACCCAGTGggcagggttatggttagaagcCCACTGGTAAGTGAATGAATTCCACTCTCTTCATTTGTCTTTGACAGGGTTCCTGCTCATCAGACAGCGAAGGCGataagaagaaaaagaagaagaagaagaaggataagAAGGTACGTTGTTCTATTGTTTGTCTTGGGGGAGGGTCTTTTCAATTTTGAAAGATATTGGAGATGTCAAATGAAACTTTTATTGTGTGTCCAGGATGATTCTGACAGCGAGGAAgacaagaagaaaaagaagaagaagaaaaagaagaaggatAAGGTGCGTTTTCAATTGTCCTGTATTGGGGAGggtccattttttttaaagaacagtTCATTTGAGATATCTAATGACTCCTCAGTGACCAGAATATGTATCTTGTGAGTCCAGGACTCTGACTGCGAGCAAGacaagaaaaagaagaagaaggacaagaagaaaaagaagaagaaggataAGGTGTGTCTCAACTGTCCTGTATTGGGGAGGGTCCATGTTTTAAAGAACAGTTCATTTGAGATATCTAGTCATATCTGAATGACCAGCATATTTATATTTGTGTCCAGGACTCTGACAGCGAGGAAGacaagaaaaagaagaagaaaaagaaggtaTGTTTTTTAATTGACTGTCTTAGAGAGTGATCCTCAAACTAACGACAGTAACAATCAGAATGTGACTGTGGATCGCTTCTCCTGTGTACTCAGGATTCTGATTCTGACAGCGAGGAAGATAAGAAGAAGAAGGATAAGAAGAAAGACAAGAAGAAGGATAAGAAGAAAGACAAGAAGAAGGATAAGAAGAAGAAagacaagaagaagaaaaaggtaAGTAACACAAATCTATTTGGGAGTTTATTTATGAGGCCCTCTGAGTTATGAGCCCAATGCACATAGTGGAGGCTAATAAAATAGGATAGTATTTCATCCCCATTTACTGTAATTATGTGTGTCTAGGATGACTCCTCATCTGGAAGTGATGATGataagaaaaagaagaagaagaaaaagaagaagaagaagaaggaggagaagaagaagaaagaaaaggTAAGTCTCCATAAAGGTAAATGTTATTTGGAGATGCACAACAGTGAGGTGAACACTGGAATCTGATGGACCACGTCCTCTGTTTGCCCTGTAGGGTTCCTCTTCTGGAAGTAATGATGatgagaagaaaaagaagaaagaCAAGAAGGTAAATGTTATTTGGAGATGCATATGATACTGTTTGGAACACTGTCTTTCCTCCGGAAGTGAGAAAGACAAGAAGAAGATACAAATAAGGGAGACAAATTCCTGGTAGTTTTGTTATGTACACAAACATGTGATACCAAAATAGCTTATTGACTCATTCTACTTAAATTTACATTGGTATTTTTTGGGGACACAGGACTCCTGTTCCAATGTTGAGGGAGAATCTAAGAAAAAAACAAAGAAAGATGACAACAAGAAAGAGGTAGGTACAAGGTAGTGAATATTGGAATTGTATGCAAAGAGAAAGCCAAACCCTCAAGTTTTTCCCTGGGGTAGTCCAATCATCTCCTCAATGTCTCAGCTCTAAAGCAGGTATGTAGGACAGTTTTGAAGTAAAAGCCACTCATAGGTACGTGTCTGCGAGAATAGTTTCATTTAAACATATCAGTTCCATTCTAATAATTTCTCATTTATTCACTTTTAGGATGGACCTGAGAATGAAAAGTGTGGAGAGATGAAAAAGGAGGGGAAATATGTAGGTGGCTTGGTGATGGGAGGAGGGTGCATGGATAGCAAACCATCTGACAAGGGATCAGCTATTCGCCCGAAACCCACCCTGAAGTTGGAGTCTTGGGGGCCGCCGGCAGACGCCAGACCCAACACTCGCTATGAGTCCCTTTATAGCGCCTCGCACTCTCTCAGTCCCAGGGAGAGCAGCCCCTCCCGCCCACCACTCAGTCCCTTGGAGGCCCTGATGCGGAACCCAACCTGGACCAGCGACCGTGACCCAATGACCGGGAGAGGACCAGCCAGCAGCAGAACCACACTGCTCAAATCCAGTGATCTGCTCAGGGGTCCTAAACCTTATCAGCCTTAATTAACATGGAGATTGGAAAAGATAGGCCAAGATCATTCATGCTCATTACAATCAGGCTGAAACATGATCAACAAGGAATTCTGtcagaaataaataaatcatttcaATAGGTACATTTTTGTGAATCTCTTTTCCAACTGAAGCTGGTCAACTTTTGCAAATAATACACTTTTATCTCTTTGGGAACCTCACACTTGAGTGACATGCAATTTGTTTATCTAAAGTAAAGTGGGAAGTTTGAACATAATTGacgtgtatgtgtctgtgtgtctgtgtacatatTCAGGAATTTCCAGCAGTATTCATGCAGGCTGAGATCAGATGCACTATACTATGAATGTAGTTTGAGGAGTTAGTGACgtaactttggtcaactctgagTTCAGTTGGGATAACCGGTACCATGAAAGTGGCTCACCTTTAAGCCAATTTGGTAAATCTGCTTCAGGgcgcaggctaactcagggctaactaCAATTATCTTGAATGAAATGTCTGATGTGtgagttgaggaccaatgaaatcagatTATCTCCCTCTCGCAAATATTATATATCATCATCCAATTCATTTGAGGAAGAAAACTGCTTAAAATATgaataaaatgtgtttttgtgtgttaaCAAGTTCCACATTTAGTAATGACAAATGCATTTGATACTTCACGCACGGTAAAACATTCGTATGACAATACGATAGTTTTATTTTTTAAGAGTAGGAAAAAAGGTGCTGTGCATTGATATGCACACCAAAGGCGGCATTAACGATAAGTAATTAAATAAAGATGACACTTCAACAAGCCTTTTTCACACCATAACCTGCTGAAATTGCAAGATAacttttctttcattttgatttCGCCCAAATGAAAATGTGGCACGTGGATTGATGTTTCAGTATTGTCTCAATTAAGAGTTCGGTTTTCGACTAGCGACATGAacacagtgttgccaactcctcacagtaaggaaagtagctattggctgtcctaaaagtcGCTAAATAACATCACCTAATTTGCGTAATTGACCATGCGCAAGTAATTGTTATGGACGCTGTAGGAGAGGAATAATGTCGCGGGAGAGACAAAAAGTGAGtaaaaaacaccctaaatatgtttagaactacaaatgaGCAAGCTGCAGAGAGTGGCACTGTTGGAtcctgtattttacattatagccattagaTATATACGATTAAATATCTGATGTTGGTTGTGTGAGGTGTCTGCATTTGTGCACTGGAGCATCATTatgagattaaacaactgcttgctactTGACTGTTTctgtgtgacaagaactgagtaacatggtgtgacctgcatgttgcaaaactgtagataacagcccagcagatgctttgtccttgtgtttgtatgtaacaatattgagcacatggtgtgacttgctgtatcttacaaagttgtgatcgggaggggtggtcatcacgaggtttaactgagatggaaaaatacagaagaCGCAATGAGTtgggggggcacattcagagcgtggggttgcgagaacaagcggtcttttgttagataacaggagccaggtgcgagataatGGTATGGAGCATGAGAGCATGGATGTTCTTCACAGCAacatctatcaacagaagcgccaagaggcggggacccgcctgagcgcctgcaataggctgagcaagtttaaaccacgcccagtctctactgtgataggctaacagacgggttggaactgtctatcacagtataaagaatactgtttacatacatcttgtcagttctctgttctgccctgcgtgatattacagtgagcccgtatatacgaaagttgcatttgccatttattacttagctaataaaaaatacatagtataaaatcggtgactcattgttatatttatcctgataccagattcgaatttacgcaactctaacaTGGTGACCACCGACGTGATCTGGTAGAAGGACGACGCTGGAGATTGTCCGGCCGATTGGCCAGTACTGTCGTCAGACGGTGTGTCTCACAAATCCTGACCGGTCAACTAAAAGAGGTAAGCAGACACCTGTTGTGAAAAACTAAAGTTCTGCACATCGGAGTTATCCAAATTTAGTTTTGTGAGACACCTGTTTGATGTAAGTTGCTAAATTTAAACTATTGTGACATGTGATATTGGAATATAGTTGAGAAAGTAATATCTTCATTGGCAACTGCAATTTTATTATTTATCAACAATACTTAATGATGCATTGTGTATGGGATGTACTAGTATGCCTGGCTGGTAGGTGGTAACAGAGAACACTTACTACATGTATGAATGGTGGGTAACGGGTGACCACCAAAGTGtgaatggatagtctgggactacatgtatgattcA includes:
- the LOC135552685 gene encoding dentin sialophosphoprotein-like isoform X1, whose protein sequence is MEFNRPKAPGGGPGDGEGGQVVLSTLDELQPGRSEQKLEEHGGLSSTDTTNAAKTDPRAPAGRCGKVDLYSFHSSPSSDSEEEDKGKKEKKKKKLKKRKKKDSSSSSSSSSSSSSDSSSSDSEDENKKKRKKKKAKKECSGDTIVHDAASISETGLEGATNLNDEETKKKEDNSGSDSEEDKKKKKKKKKKKKDSSSSSSSSSSSSSSDSEEEEKKKKKKKKKKKKKKKDSSSSSSSSDSSSSSSSSDSDKKKKKKKKKKKKKKKDSRRSSDSEADKKKGEEADGQGKDEYSCAAGVSTAGAEGAGLEGTLGQKLGKGEKKKDEKKKKDKRTDKGSASESDDDDKCKKDKAKEGGASAEWICGRDFPEGMEAGNLSDDEREGGKEKEKKKKLKKKKKDSGCSSSSSSSESSSSSDSEDDKNKKTKKKKKKKKKAEVSSSSSSSSSSSSSDSEEENKKKKKKKKKKDSSSSSSDSSSSSDSDDDKKIKKKKMKKKKKKDSSSDDSDSEKDRKKKKTKKKTKGSCSSDSEGDKKKKKKKKKDKKDDSDSEEDKKKKKKKKKKKDKDSDCEQDKKKKKKDKKKKKKKDKDSDSEEDKKKKKKKKDSDSDSEEDKKKKDKKKDKKKDKKKDKKKDKKKKDKKKKKDDSSSGSDDDKKKKKKKKKKKKKEEKKKKEKGSSSGSNDDEKKKKKDKKDSCSNVEGESKKKTKKDDNKKEDGPENEKCGEMKKEGKYVGGLVMGGGCMDSKPSDKGSAIRPKPTLKLESWGPPADARPNTRYESLYSASHSLSPRESSPSRPPLSPLEALMRNPTWTSDRDPMTGRGPASSRTTLLKSSDLLRGPKPYQP
- the LOC135552685 gene encoding cylicin-2-like isoform X2 produces the protein MEFNRPKAPGGGPGDGEGGQVVLSTLDELQPGRSEQKLEEHGGLSSTDTTNAAKTDPRAPAGRCGKVDLYSFHSSPSSDSEEEDKGKKEKKKKKLKKRKKKDSSSSSSSSSSSSSDSSSSDSEDENKKKRKKKKAKKECSGDTIVHDAASISETGLEGATNLNDEETKKKEDNSGSDSEEDKKKKKKKKKKKKDSSSSSSSSSSSSSSDSEEEEKKKKKKKKKKKKKKKDSSSSSSSSDSSSSSSSSDSDKKKKKKKKKKKKKKKDSRRSSDSEADKKKGEEADGQGKDEYSCAAGVSTAGAEGAGLEGTLGQKLGKGEKKKDEKKKKDKRTDKGSASESDDDDKCKKDKAKEGGASAEWICGRDFPEGMEAGNLSDDEREGGKEKEKKKKLKKKKKDSGCSSSSSSSESSSSSDSEDDKNKKTKKKKKKKKKAEVSSSSSSSSSSSSSDSEEENKKKKKKKKKKDSSSSSSDSSSSSDSDDDKKIKKKKMKKKKKKDSSSDDSDSEKDRKKKKTKKKTKGSCSSDSEGDKKKKKKKKKDKDSDSEEDKKKKKKKKDSDSDSEEDKKKKDKKKDKKKDKKKDKKKDKKKKDKKKKKDDSSSGSDDDKKKKKKKKKKKKKEEKKKKEKGSSSGSNDDEKKKKKDKKDSCSNVEGESKKKTKKDDNKKEDGPENEKCGEMKKEGKYVGGLVMGGGCMDSKPSDKGSAIRPKPTLKLESWGPPADARPNTRYESLYSASHSLSPRESSPSRPPLSPLEALMRNPTWTSDRDPMTGRGPASSRTTLLKSSDLLRGPKPYQP